The Benincasa hispida cultivar B227 chromosome 11, ASM972705v1, whole genome shotgun sequence genome has a segment encoding these proteins:
- the LOC120090118 gene encoding uncharacterized protein LOC120090118, whose translation MAVQAQYPSNVLLLNRNIQDTEHDYSLQPQPGGVGGGGGGGVLQQSHALFNNGGGNHSSNLRKRGRDNSVSVSPPIINPLCFQPQIIDLSQLHNHHHPSNVVSTGLRLSSGDQPLNLYHHPPPPPPSQNDASLVSLSSSVFISDDFSSQIKQHRDEIDQFLQTQEEELRRALAEKRQRHYRELLAAAEERAARRLREKEVEVEKATRRHAELEARAARLSMEAQAWQEKARAEEAAAAALQAQLQQAIMRGTGSGGGGDGGVVGDWSLIHI comes from the exons AAATATTCAAGATACTGAGCATGATTATTCATTGCAACCTCAGCCTGGTGGAGTTGGAGGAGGAGGAGGTGGAGGAGTTCTTCAACAGTCTCATGCTCTGTTCAACAATGgag GTGGGAATCATTCGAGTAATTTAAGGAAAAGAGGAAGAGATAATTCTGTTTCTGTCTCACCTCCCATAATCAATCCTCTCTGTTTTCAACCTCAGATTATTGACCTTTCTCAGCTTCATAACCACCATCATCCCTCCAATGTCGTCTCCACCGGACTCCGGTTGTCTTCGGGTGACCAACCACTTAATCTTTACCATCACCCGCCGCCGCCTCCGCCGTCGCAGAATGATGCCAGTcttgtttctctctcttcctctGTTTTTATCTCCGATGATTTTTCCTCTCAAATCAAACAGCACCGTGATGAAATTGACCAATTCCTTCAAACCCAG GAGGAAGAGCTGCGGCGGGCGTTGGCGGAGAAACGGCAGAGGCACTACCGGGAACTACTGGCAGCGGCGGAGGAGAGGGCGGCGAGGAGGTTGAGAGAGAAGGAAGTGGAGGTGGAGAAAGCCACGCGTCGCCATGCGGAGTTGGAAGCACGCGCCGCCAGGTTGAGCATGGAGGCGCAGGCGTGGCAAGAGAAGGCCAGGGCAGAGGAGGCGGCGGCAGCGGCACTGCAGGCTCAGCTGCAGCAAGCGATAATGAGGGGCACCGGGAGTGGCGGCGGCGGAGACGGCGGTGTAGTAGGAGACtggtctcttatacacatctag